From the genome of Flavobacterium ovatum, one region includes:
- a CDS encoding carboxypeptidase-like regulatory domain-containing protein, whose protein sequence is MNITKIIFVFITFGIGLATYAQSALLKGVVLDKNSLPVASVNISCANNRTYSNMEGVYSIKVPANQKVVVVFTHISLKRTTVLLILKEGENYEFNVVMDDQQEQMGEVIVTTTNRKQVQGITTIEPELIRKMAGANAGIENILKTLPGVNSNNELSTQYAVRGGNYDENLVYVNEIEVYRPFLIRSGQQEGLSFTNTDLVQNVEFSAGGFQAKFGDKLSSVLDITYRTPTKLSVAFEASFLGGSISLDAISKNKKWTAVTGLRYRNNSLLVNSQDTETNYKPSFVDVQTNVNFNASDKWNFNFLGNISQNNYNYQPLSRQTKFGTIDKPMALTVYYEGQEKDKYETYFGALKTTYKANENFTIKYIGSIFHTTEQEHFDILAQYRLGEVDTAIGSDTYGNVSFTRGIGSQLNHARNDLDALIINTEIKGFHDWKKNIVEWGAKFTRESIRDRMIEWEVIDSAGFSINPPDKFLPKNEQPYVSYTGPLVPFRSVRAVNFNTINRFSGYLQWSRKDRIGSTDVWYNAGMRMHNWAVLGTNANGDSQTVFSPRAQFAIKPNWDRDMVFRVSGGVYHQPPFYRELREASGAVQPDVKAQKSVHLVLSNDYSFKMWERPFKLVSELYYKSLTDVNTYTVDNVRIRYAATNDAIAYAQGLDVRLNGEFVPGTESWVSFGYLKTEENSADKGYIARPTDQRLKFALLFQDYMPNIPSVKLYLNLVYNTGLPGGSPAYADPYLYQNRLNDYRRADVGFFKVFIDQTMAKPQSKLFMNFKELALGFEIFNLFNNQNAITNTWVRDVYTKSEYGIPNYMTTRVFNIKLTAKL, encoded by the coding sequence TTGAATATCACGAAAATAATTTTTGTTTTTATCACTTTCGGAATTGGTTTGGCTACTTATGCACAATCAGCTTTGTTGAAAGGTGTAGTTCTTGATAAAAATAGCCTGCCAGTCGCGAGTGTAAATATTTCTTGTGCCAACAATAGAACCTATTCTAATATGGAAGGTGTTTATTCCATTAAGGTACCAGCCAATCAAAAAGTAGTTGTTGTATTTACTCATATTTCACTAAAAAGAACGACGGTTTTATTGATATTGAAGGAGGGAGAGAACTACGAGTTTAACGTGGTTATGGATGACCAGCAGGAACAAATGGGGGAGGTTATTGTAACGACAACAAATAGAAAGCAGGTTCAAGGAATCACCACAATTGAGCCAGAACTCATTAGGAAAATGGCAGGTGCCAATGCAGGTATTGAAAATATATTAAAGACCTTACCTGGTGTGAATTCTAATAATGAATTAAGTACTCAATATGCCGTTCGAGGCGGAAATTACGATGAAAATTTAGTGTATGTAAACGAAATAGAAGTGTATCGTCCTTTTTTGATTCGTTCAGGACAACAAGAAGGATTAAGTTTTACCAATACAGATTTAGTGCAAAATGTTGAATTTTCAGCAGGTGGTTTTCAGGCTAAGTTTGGAGATAAGTTATCGTCAGTTTTGGATATTACCTATAGAACACCTACCAAACTAAGTGTTGCTTTTGAAGCTAGCTTCCTGGGTGGAAGTATTTCTCTTGATGCCATTTCTAAAAATAAAAAATGGACTGCAGTAACGGGCCTACGTTATAGAAATAATAGTTTGTTGGTAAACAGTCAAGATACGGAAACAAATTATAAACCTTCTTTTGTTGATGTACAAACTAATGTGAATTTTAATGCGTCAGATAAATGGAATTTTAATTTTTTAGGGAATATTTCGCAAAATAATTATAATTATCAGCCTTTGTCTCGTCAGACAAAATTTGGGACCATAGACAAGCCTATGGCACTTACGGTTTATTATGAAGGACAAGAAAAGGATAAATACGAAACCTATTTTGGCGCCCTTAAAACAACTTATAAGGCTAATGAGAATTTTACTATAAAATATATAGGTTCTATTTTTCATACTACGGAGCAAGAACATTTTGATATTTTGGCGCAATATCGCTTGGGAGAAGTAGATACAGCCATCGGTTCAGATACTTACGGTAATGTGAGTTTTACAAGAGGAATTGGTTCTCAATTGAATCACGCTCGAAATGATTTGGATGCTTTGATTATTAATACAGAAATCAAAGGATTCCATGATTGGAAAAAGAATATTGTTGAATGGGGAGCTAAATTCACTCGCGAATCAATTAGAGACCGAATGATTGAATGGGAAGTAATTGATTCCGCAGGTTTTTCGATTAATCCACCGGATAAGTTTTTACCTAAAAACGAACAGCCTTATGTTTCTTATACGGGGCCTTTGGTGCCATTTAGATCTGTTCGAGCCGTTAATTTTAATACCATCAACCGTTTTTCAGGTTATTTGCAATGGAGCAGAAAAGATAGAATAGGTAGTACAGATGTTTGGTATAATGCTGGAATGCGTATGCACAACTGGGCAGTCTTAGGTACGAATGCTAATGGAGACTCTCAAACGGTTTTTAGTCCAAGAGCGCAGTTTGCTATTAAACCGAATTGGGATAGAGACATGGTTTTTAGAGTTTCGGGAGGAGTTTATCATCAACCACCATTTTATCGAGAATTAAGAGAGGCAAGCGGAGCCGTACAACCCGATGTTAAAGCTCAAAAATCCGTTCATTTAGTACTGAGTAATGATTATAGTTTTAAGATGTGGGAGCGTCCATTTAAACTGGTTTCAGAATTGTATTATAAGTCTTTGACTGATGTAAACACCTATACGGTCGATAATGTCCGAATTCGCTATGCAGCTACTAATGATGCGATTGCTTATGCACAAGGATTGGATGTACGGTTGAATGGGGAATTCGTACCAGGAACAGAATCTTGGGTGAGTTTTGGTTATTTGAAAACTGAAGAAAATAGCGCAGATAAAGGCTATATCGCTAGACCCACAGATCAAAGATTGAAATTTGCATTGTTATTTCAAGATTATATGCCTAATATTCCATCGGTTAAATTGTATCTGAATTTGGTTTATAATACAGGATTACCAGGAGGTTCACCTGCTTATGCAGACCCTTATTTGTACCAAAATAGATTGAATGATTATAGAAGAGCTGATGTTGGTTTTTTTAAGGTGTTTATTGATCAAACAATGGCCAAGCCACAAAGTAAGTTGTTTATGAATTTTAAAGAATTAGCATTAGGTTTTGAGATTTTTAATCTTTTTAACAATCAAAATGCTATTACCAATACATGGGTGCGTGATGTATATACCAAATCAGAGTACGGAATTCCAAATTACATGACGACTCGGGTTTTTAATATTAAGCTGACAGCGAAGTTATAA
- a CDS encoding ABC transporter ATP-binding protein, which translates to MDNFKKIFSFIIPYKKYAYLNIFFNVLYALFSTLSFMSLIPMMQVLFDQTKKNTIAPTYTGIWEFKTYAEDYLSYFITNTTETYGVGHTLSIMVAVIISIFLLKNLADYLAMFFITFLRNGILRDMRNAMYKKTLELPLAFFSEKRKGDVIARISADVNEVQTSFLSILELIVKEPLTIVFTIIAMLSISVQLTLFVFIFIPVSGYVISLIGKQLKKKSTKAQEEQGIFLSSIEETLGGLKVVKGYNAENYFNRIFQESTQRFFTLSNSIGNRQNLASPASEFMGIMVITILLWYGGQMVLIEKTLNGASFIAYMGLAYNILTPAKSISKASYSVKKGNAAAERVLEILDQENAITSKENAVIKTSFDSNISIKNINFKYEEETVLKDFSLEIKKGQTVALVGQSGSGKSTIANLLTRFYDVNEGTIQIDGTNIKDMNIQSLRSMMGLVTQDSILFNDTIKANIALGKLDATNDEIIEALKIANAFEFVNELPLGIHTNVGDSGNKLSGGQKQRLSIARAVLKNPPIMILDEATSALDTESEKFVQVALENMMQNRTSIVIAHRLSTIQKADVIIVMQKGKIVEQGSHEELITLGGTYNKLVTMQSFES; encoded by the coding sequence ATGGACAATTTTAAAAAAATATTCTCTTTTATAATTCCTTATAAAAAATACGCTTACTTGAACATCTTTTTTAATGTTTTGTATGCGCTTTTCAGCACCCTTTCTTTTATGTCATTGATTCCGATGATGCAGGTTTTGTTTGACCAAACCAAAAAAAACACCATCGCCCCTACTTACACAGGAATTTGGGAATTTAAAACCTATGCCGAAGATTATTTGAGTTATTTTATTACCAATACTACTGAAACTTATGGCGTAGGCCACACTTTATCAATAATGGTTGCGGTAATCATTTCGATATTTTTATTGAAGAACCTAGCCGATTATTTAGCGATGTTTTTCATTACTTTTTTACGAAACGGAATTTTGAGAGACATGCGTAATGCGATGTACAAAAAAACGCTTGAATTGCCCTTGGCGTTTTTCTCCGAAAAGAGAAAAGGAGATGTCATAGCTCGTATTTCTGCCGATGTAAATGAGGTACAAACTTCTTTCCTATCTATCCTTGAATTGATTGTAAAAGAACCTTTGACGATTGTATTTACCATTATTGCAATGCTTTCTATAAGTGTTCAGTTAACCTTATTTGTTTTTATTTTCATACCTGTTTCTGGTTATGTAATTTCGCTAATTGGGAAGCAATTAAAGAAGAAATCCACCAAAGCACAAGAAGAACAAGGTATTTTTCTTTCTAGTATCGAAGAAACTTTGGGCGGGCTTAAAGTGGTAAAAGGCTATAACGCTGAGAATTATTTTAATCGAATATTTCAAGAATCTACGCAACGTTTTTTTACTTTATCCAATAGTATTGGAAACAGACAAAACCTCGCTTCTCCTGCCAGTGAATTTATGGGTATTATGGTTATAACAATCTTATTGTGGTACGGAGGACAAATGGTTTTGATTGAAAAAACATTAAATGGCGCTTCTTTCATTGCCTATATGGGACTAGCTTATAACATCCTAACTCCTGCAAAATCTATTTCTAAAGCATCTTATAGTGTGAAAAAAGGAAATGCGGCCGCAGAGCGTGTATTAGAAATTCTGGATCAAGAAAACGCGATTACCTCCAAAGAAAATGCAGTTATAAAAACATCTTTTGATTCGAATATTAGCATTAAAAACATCAATTTCAAATACGAAGAGGAGACCGTTTTAAAAGACTTTTCATTAGAAATCAAAAAAGGACAAACCGTTGCTCTAGTAGGACAATCTGGAAGTGGAAAAAGTACGATTGCTAATTTATTGACTCGTTTTTACGATGTAAACGAAGGGACAATCCAAATTGATGGCACCAATATCAAAGACATGAACATTCAGTCCTTGCGTTCTATGATGGGATTGGTAACTCAGGATAGCATTTTATTTAACGATACTATCAAGGCCAATATTGCTTTGGGGAAACTGGACGCTACGAATGACGAAATTATCGAAGCTTTGAAAATTGCAAACGCTTTTGAGTTTGTTAATGAATTACCATTAGGAATTCACACCAATGTTGGAGACAGCGGAAACAAACTTTCTGGTGGACAGAAACAACGTCTTTCTATTGCTCGTGCGGTCTTGAAAAACCCTCCTATTATGATATTGGACGAAGCAACTTCGGCTTTGGACACTGAGAGCGAAAAATTTGTTCAAGTGGCTCTTGAAAATATGATGCAAAACAGGACTTCGATTGTGATTGCACATCGACTTTCTACTATTCAAAAAGCAGATGTGATTATAGTGATGCAAAAAGGCAAGATCGTAGAACAAGGAAGCCATGAAGAGCTTATTACCCTTGGTGGAACATATAACAAATTAGTAACCATGCAATCTTTCGAATCGTAA
- a CDS encoding phospho-sugar mutase — MEIKQNILDAANQWLNPVFDVKTQEEVKALIANSPKELEESFYKSLEFGTGGMRGIMGAGDNRINKYTLGKSTQGLADYLHIAFPNQPLKAVIAYDCRHNSDTLAKVVADVFSANGVEVYLFSSLRPTPELSFAVKHLGCQCGIVLTASHNPPEYNGYKVYWQDGGQIVPPEDGAIINVIENLNYNQIKFDANESLIHYIDKDVDQAFIDSTVENASFNTPAAAKDDLKIVFTSLHGTSITVTPQTLAQAGYKNVNIVEEQAVPNGDFPTVVSPNPEEPEALKMATELADKINADIVIGTDPDCDRLGVAVRNNEGKMTLLNGNQSMILMTAFLLEKWKKAGKLDGKQFVASTIVSTPMVMELATAYGVEYKSGLTGFKWIAKMVKDFPESKFIGGGEESFGYMVGDAVRDKDAVAATLLICEVAAQAKAKGSSAYKELLQHYVDFGFYKEHLISLTKKGLDGLAEINQMMVNLRENPIKEISGQRVVMVEDYKASTAKNLLTGEVEALTMPKADVLIYYTEDGSKICARPSGTEPKIKFYISVNTELESVEKYTETEAILNEKIKSIITGMQLN; from the coding sequence ATGGAAATCAAACAAAACATTTTGGATGCTGCCAACCAATGGTTGAATCCAGTTTTTGACGTAAAAACACAAGAAGAAGTAAAAGCCTTAATCGCCAATTCTCCAAAAGAACTAGAAGAGAGTTTTTACAAAAGCTTGGAATTTGGAACGGGTGGAATGCGTGGAATCATGGGCGCTGGCGATAACCGTATCAATAAATATACCCTTGGGAAAAGCACACAAGGTCTAGCAGATTATTTGCATATTGCATTTCCTAACCAACCTTTGAAAGCCGTGATTGCTTATGACTGTCGTCATAATAGCGATACGTTGGCAAAAGTGGTGGCTGATGTATTTTCAGCAAATGGTGTTGAAGTGTATTTATTCTCTTCCTTACGTCCTACTCCTGAATTGTCATTTGCAGTAAAACATTTGGGTTGCCAATGCGGAATTGTATTGACGGCTTCACATAACCCTCCAGAATACAATGGTTACAAAGTATATTGGCAAGATGGTGGACAAATTGTTCCTCCAGAAGATGGTGCGATTATCAATGTAATTGAGAATTTAAATTACAACCAAATCAAGTTTGACGCAAACGAAAGCTTGATTCATTATATAGATAAGGATGTTGACCAAGCGTTTATTGACTCTACTGTCGAAAATGCTAGTTTTAACACTCCTGCTGCTGCCAAAGATGATTTGAAAATTGTTTTCACTTCTTTGCACGGAACTTCGATTACGGTTACGCCACAAACTTTGGCGCAAGCTGGGTACAAAAATGTGAATATTGTTGAAGAGCAAGCAGTACCAAATGGTGATTTCCCAACGGTAGTATCTCCAAATCCTGAAGAGCCAGAAGCTTTGAAAATGGCTACTGAATTGGCTGACAAAATCAATGCAGATATCGTAATTGGTACTGATCCTGACTGTGACCGTTTGGGTGTTGCTGTTCGTAACAATGAAGGTAAAATGACGTTGTTGAACGGAAATCAATCGATGATTTTGATGACTGCTTTCTTATTGGAAAAATGGAAAAAAGCAGGTAAATTGGATGGAAAACAATTTGTTGCTTCTACGATTGTATCGACTCCGATGGTGATGGAATTGGCTACAGCTTATGGTGTAGAATACAAAAGTGGTTTGACAGGCTTTAAATGGATTGCCAAAATGGTGAAAGATTTTCCAGAATCTAAATTTATTGGTGGTGGGGAAGAAAGTTTTGGTTACATGGTTGGTGATGCCGTACGTGATAAGGATGCAGTTGCTGCTACTTTGTTGATTTGCGAAGTTGCGGCTCAAGCTAAAGCAAAAGGAAGTTCTGCTTACAAAGAATTATTGCAACATTATGTTGACTTTGGTTTCTACAAAGAGCATTTGATTTCGTTAACGAAAAAAGGATTAGACGGACTAGCTGAAATCAACCAAATGATGGTGAATTTACGCGAAAACCCAATTAAAGAAATTAGTGGTCAACGTGTAGTAATGGTTGAAGATTACAAAGCATCTACTGCCAAAAACTTATTGACTGGTGAAGTGGAAGCGCTTACAATGCCAAAAGCAGATGTTTTAATTTATTATACAGAAGACGGTTCTAAAATTTGCGCTAGACCTTCTGGAACAGAGCCAAAAATTAAATTCTACATCAGTGTGAATACAGAATTGGAATCTGTTGAAAAATACACTGAAACAGAAGCAATTTTGAACGAAAAAATAAAAAGTATTATTACTGGAATGCAGTTGAACTAG